A window of the Constrictibacter sp. MBR-5 genome harbors these coding sequences:
- a CDS encoding DUF3775 domain-containing protein, which translates to MLQMDSDKVCWVVMKARAYDATEPPAVEDEGGNEIDDDFREVLEDQPDDPTREELAAFIEAMNEDEQAELVALAWLGRGDYTADEWSDAVAAARERHSGPTSEYLLGIPVLPDYLEEGLAAFGLSCTDFEADHL; encoded by the coding sequence ATGCTGCAGATGGATTCGGACAAGGTCTGCTGGGTGGTGATGAAGGCGCGCGCCTACGACGCGACGGAGCCGCCGGCGGTCGAAGACGAAGGCGGGAACGAGATCGACGACGATTTCCGCGAGGTGCTGGAAGATCAGCCGGACGACCCGACGCGCGAAGAACTGGCGGCGTTCATCGAGGCGATGAACGAGGACGAGCAGGCCGAACTCGTGGCGCTCGCGTGGCTCGGCCGTGGCGACTATACCGCGGACGAGTGGTCGGACGCCGTGGCCGCGGCGCGCGAACGCCACAGCGGCCCGACCAGCGAGTACCTGCTCGGGATCCCCGTGCTGCCCGACTATCTCGAAGAGGGACTGGCGGCGTTCGGTCTGTCCTGCACGGACTTCGAAGCCGATCATCTCTGA
- the hspQ gene encoding heat shock protein HspQ gives MNKVRREALFPIGQVVKHRLFPFRGVIFDVDPEFNNTEEWWESIPENVRPRKDQPFYHLLAENEQNTYVAYVSEQNLLEDETGKPVNHPAVAQLFGELKDGRYELRDHRSLLH, from the coding sequence ATGAACAAGGTCAGGAGAGAGGCACTTTTCCCGATCGGACAGGTGGTGAAGCACCGCCTGTTCCCGTTCCGCGGCGTCATTTTCGATGTCGATCCGGAGTTCAACAACACCGAGGAATGGTGGGAATCGATCCCCGAGAACGTCAGGCCGCGCAAGGACCAGCCGTTCTACCACCTGCTCGCCGAGAACGAGCAGAACACCTACGTCGCCTACGTGTCGGAGCAGAACCTGCTCGAGGACGAGACGGGCAAGCCGGTCAACCACCCGGCGGTGGCCCAGCTCTTCGGCGAGCTGAAGGACGGCCGCTATGAACTTCGCGACCACCGCTCCCTGCTGCACTGA
- a CDS encoding ATP12 family protein — protein MKRFYKTVDIEGPTDGVWRILLDGRPVRTPGRVHLDIATDALAEAIAAEWRAQSEKIDPNSMPLTSLASTAADRVGPLRGPVTDQLLGFVQSDMVCYRADSPRELVARQDACWQPLVDWLEQRFDARLTVTSGVMPVSQPEAAGRAVRAALAALDDDALTAVSCAAAATGSLVLALALIEGRLDPEAAIEAAHLDELWQAEQWGSEDHAVERRAVTSADIVAAARYHALSRPVAGGGGFPGA, from the coding sequence GTGAAGCGATTCTACAAGACCGTCGACATCGAGGGGCCGACGGACGGCGTCTGGCGCATTCTTCTGGATGGCCGGCCGGTCCGCACCCCGGGACGCGTCCATCTCGACATCGCCACCGACGCATTGGCGGAGGCGATCGCCGCGGAGTGGCGGGCGCAGAGCGAGAAGATCGACCCGAACAGCATGCCGCTGACCAGCCTCGCCTCGACGGCGGCGGACCGCGTCGGTCCGCTGCGCGGGCCGGTCACCGATCAGCTCCTGGGCTTCGTCCAGTCGGACATGGTGTGCTACCGCGCCGACAGCCCGCGCGAACTCGTCGCCCGCCAGGACGCCTGCTGGCAGCCGCTGGTCGACTGGCTGGAGCAGCGCTTCGACGCCCGCCTCACCGTGACCAGCGGCGTCATGCCGGTCAGCCAGCCCGAAGCGGCCGGCCGGGCGGTGCGCGCGGCCCTTGCAGCACTCGACGACGATGCGCTGACGGCCGTCAGCTGCGCGGCCGCCGCGACCGGTTCGCTCGTCCTCGCCCTCGCGCTGATCGAGGGCCGGCTCGACCCGGAAGCGGCGATCGAAGCGGCCCATCTGGACGAGCTTTGGCAGGCCGAGCAGTGGGGCAGCGAGGATCACGCCGTCGAACGGCGCGCCGTCACCAGCGCCGACATCGTCGCCGCCGCGCGCTATCACGCGCTGTCGCGCCCCGTCGCCGGCGGCGGCGGGTTCCCCGGGGCCTGA
- the dapD gene encoding 2,3,4,5-tetrahydropyridine-2,6-dicarboxylate N-succinyltransferase, producing the protein MTDTRQLESIINAAWDVKDTLSSGTRGEKRDAVMAAIEGLDEGALRVAEKVDGAWRVNEWLKKAVLLSFRLWDSVAVPGGPRDPELGDSPWFDKVPSKFAGWGENSFKAAGFRAVPNCVVRRSAYIAPNVVLMPSFVNVGAYVDSGTMIDTWSTVGSCAYVGKNCHISGGVGIGGVLEPLQAAPVIIEDNCFIGARSEVAEGVIIEEGAVLAMGTFIAGSTKVIDRDTGQIYIGRVPSYAVVVPGSLPGKALPDGSPGPSLYCAVIVKRVDEKTRSRTSINELLRT; encoded by the coding sequence ATGACCGATACCCGGCAACTCGAATCCATTATCAACGCCGCGTGGGACGTCAAGGACACGCTGTCCTCCGGGACGCGCGGCGAAAAGCGCGACGCCGTCATGGCCGCCATTGAGGGCCTGGACGAGGGCGCTCTGCGCGTCGCCGAGAAGGTCGACGGCGCCTGGCGCGTGAACGAGTGGCTGAAGAAGGCCGTGCTCCTGTCCTTCCGGCTGTGGGATTCCGTCGCCGTTCCGGGGGGGCCGCGCGATCCCGAGCTCGGCGACTCGCCCTGGTTCGACAAGGTCCCGTCCAAGTTCGCCGGCTGGGGCGAAAACAGCTTCAAGGCCGCCGGCTTCCGCGCCGTCCCGAACTGCGTCGTCCGCCGCTCCGCCTACATCGCGCCGAACGTCGTGCTGATGCCCTCCTTCGTGAACGTCGGCGCCTATGTCGACAGCGGCACGATGATCGACACCTGGTCGACGGTCGGCTCCTGCGCCTATGTCGGCAAGAACTGCCACATCTCCGGCGGCGTCGGCATCGGCGGCGTGCTGGAGCCGCTGCAGGCGGCACCGGTCATCATCGAGGACAACTGCTTCATCGGCGCGCGCAGCGAAGTGGCCGAGGGCGTGATCATCGAGGAAGGCGCCGTCCTGGCGATGGGCACCTTCATCGCCGGCTCGACCAAGGTGATCGACCGCGACACCGGCCAGATCTACATCGGCCGCGTGCCGTCCTACGCCGTCGTGGTGCCGGGCAGCCTGCCCGGCAAGGCCCTGCCCGACGGTAGCCCGGGCCCGTCGCTCTACTGCGCGGTCATCGTCAAGCGGGTGGACGAGAAGACGCGCTCGCGCACCTCGATCAACGAGCTGCTCCGCACATGA
- the dapE gene encoding succinyl-diaminopimelate desuccinylase — MTGPDAAALGDPVPLLADLIRRPSVTPTDAGALDVLQDALSRLGFVCHRLPFSEPGTPEVDNLYARFGTDGPNLCFAGHTDVVPVGDPADWTHDPFGAEIADDRMYGRGAVDMKGAIAAFVAGFARVVAEGGPFKGSVSFLITGDEEGPAVNGTIKVLHWLAERGERLDACIVGEPTNPAEMGEMIKIGRRGSYNGRLKAFGVQGHVAYPDQADNPVHRMIRLLDALVSPPLDQGTEHFQPSGLQVTTVDVGNPTTNLIPATVSAGFNVRFNDLWSGRSLDEALRRRLDACGSRYELTASVSGESFLTAPGPLSDALVSAIERVCGAPPELSTSGGTSDARFIKDHCPVIECGLVNEMAHKVDENVRLDDLDRLTQIYALVLRDHLAGR, encoded by the coding sequence ATGACCGGGCCGGACGCCGCGGCACTCGGCGATCCGGTTCCGCTGCTGGCCGACCTGATCCGTCGGCCGAGCGTCACGCCGACCGACGCGGGCGCCCTCGACGTCCTGCAGGACGCTCTCAGCCGACTCGGCTTCGTCTGTCACCGGCTTCCGTTCTCGGAGCCCGGGACGCCCGAGGTCGACAATCTCTACGCCCGCTTCGGCACCGACGGACCCAACCTCTGCTTCGCCGGCCACACCGACGTGGTGCCGGTCGGCGATCCGGCCGACTGGACGCACGACCCGTTCGGCGCGGAGATCGCGGACGACCGTATGTACGGCCGCGGCGCCGTCGACATGAAGGGGGCGATCGCCGCATTCGTCGCCGGCTTCGCCCGAGTCGTCGCCGAGGGCGGACCATTCAAGGGCTCGGTCAGCTTCCTGATCACGGGCGACGAGGAAGGCCCGGCGGTCAACGGCACGATCAAGGTGCTGCACTGGCTGGCGGAACGTGGCGAGCGCCTCGACGCGTGCATCGTGGGCGAGCCGACCAATCCCGCCGAAATGGGCGAGATGATCAAGATCGGCCGCCGCGGCAGCTACAACGGCCGTCTGAAGGCTTTCGGCGTCCAGGGGCACGTCGCCTATCCGGACCAGGCCGACAACCCCGTCCACCGGATGATCCGGTTGCTCGACGCACTGGTCTCGCCGCCGCTGGACCAGGGCACCGAACATTTCCAGCCGTCGGGCCTGCAGGTGACGACGGTCGACGTGGGCAATCCGACGACCAATCTGATCCCCGCGACGGTCAGCGCGGGATTCAACGTCCGCTTCAACGACCTTTGGAGCGGCAGGTCGCTCGACGAGGCGCTGCGCCGCCGCCTCGACGCCTGCGGGAGCCGCTACGAACTCACCGCATCGGTCAGCGGCGAATCCTTTCTGACGGCGCCCGGGCCGCTCAGCGACGCCCTGGTGTCCGCCATCGAGCGGGTCTGCGGCGCGCCGCCGGAACTCAGCACCTCCGGCGGGACGTCCGACGCCCGATTCATCAAGGACCACTGCCCGGTGATCGAATGCGGGCTGGTGAACGAGATGGCGCACAAGGTCGACGAGAACGTCCGGCTGGACGATCTCGACAGGCTGACCCAGATCTACGCGCTCGTCCTTCGCGACCACCTCGCCGGCAGATGA
- the truA gene encoding tRNA pseudouridine(38-40) synthase TruA — protein sequence MTRWKITIEYDGSGFVGWQRQANGLSVQQAIEEAIEAFCGERPAVMGAGRTDSGVHALAQVAHFDLARQTNPVTVREALNHHLKPVPAAILMAEAVDDAFDARRSAVGRAYLYRIFNRRVRPVIDRGKVWHVPAPLDVDAMHAAAQCLVGRHDFSSFRAAECQAKSPVRTLDRLTVTRVGEEVHLRAAARSFLHNQVRILTGTLKLVGEGKWPVDRVAAVLAACDRRVAGPTVPPHGLYLTDVVYETATSAG from the coding sequence GTGACGCGCTGGAAGATCACCATCGAGTATGACGGCTCCGGCTTCGTCGGCTGGCAGCGCCAGGCGAACGGACTGTCGGTGCAGCAGGCGATCGAGGAGGCGATCGAAGCCTTCTGCGGTGAGCGGCCGGCCGTCATGGGCGCCGGCCGCACCGATTCCGGCGTCCATGCACTGGCGCAGGTGGCGCATTTCGATCTCGCGCGCCAGACGAACCCGGTCACCGTGCGGGAAGCGCTCAACCATCACCTGAAGCCGGTGCCGGCTGCGATCCTCATGGCCGAGGCGGTGGACGACGCGTTCGACGCGCGGCGCTCTGCGGTCGGGCGGGCCTATCTCTACCGGATCTTCAACCGAAGGGTGCGGCCGGTGATCGATCGCGGCAAGGTCTGGCACGTCCCTGCGCCGCTCGACGTCGACGCGATGCACGCGGCGGCGCAGTGCCTCGTCGGCCGGCACGACTTTTCCAGCTTCCGCGCCGCGGAATGCCAAGCGAAGTCGCCCGTCCGGACGCTCGACAGGCTGACCGTGACGCGCGTCGGCGAGGAGGTCCACCTGCGCGCCGCGGCGCGCTCCTTCCTGCACAACCAGGTGCGGATTCTCACGGGGACGCTGAAGCTGGTCGGTGAGGGCAAATGGCCCGTCGACCGGGTCGCGGCGGTGCTCGCCGCCTGCGATCGCCGTGTCGCCGGCCCCACCGTGCCGCCGCACGGCCTCTACCTGACCGATGTCGTCTACGAAACGGCTACATCGGCTGGGTGA
- the fmt gene encoding methionyl-tRNA formyltransferase gives MQRLRLIFMGTPDFAVPALAALRDAGHEIVAVYSQPPRPAGRGHAERPSPVQTFAEAHGLPVRTPRTLRDPAAQADFAAFGADAAVVAAYGLILPQAVLDAPRLGCINIHGSLLPRWRGAAPIQRAILAGDDETGITIMQMDAGLDTGPMLLRESVPIGPRTTAGDLHDTLAEIGARLIVEAMQGVAAGSLKAEPQPAEGATYAAKLGRDEGRLDWTRPALELDRRVRALNPWPGTWFVHDGAKIKVLDAVADPAAGGDPGTVLPGGLTIACGEGGLRLLRLQRAGRAPVDAEAFLRGYALAPGTRLPRGDEPAP, from the coding sequence ATGCAGCGGCTGCGGCTGATCTTCATGGGAACGCCCGACTTCGCCGTGCCCGCGCTGGCGGCGTTGCGCGATGCCGGGCACGAGATCGTCGCGGTCTACTCCCAGCCGCCCCGCCCGGCGGGCCGCGGTCACGCCGAACGGCCATCGCCGGTCCAGACGTTTGCCGAAGCCCACGGTCTCCCGGTGCGGACGCCCAGGACGCTACGCGACCCGGCAGCGCAGGCCGATTTCGCGGCCTTCGGCGCCGATGCCGCGGTCGTCGCCGCCTACGGGCTGATCCTGCCGCAGGCGGTGCTCGACGCGCCGCGCCTCGGCTGTATCAACATCCACGGCTCGCTGCTGCCGCGCTGGCGCGGTGCGGCGCCGATCCAGCGGGCCATCCTCGCCGGGGACGACGAGACCGGCATCACGATCATGCAGATGGACGCGGGCCTCGACACCGGGCCCATGCTCCTGCGCGAGAGCGTGCCGATCGGCCCGCGGACGACCGCTGGCGATCTGCACGACACGCTGGCGGAGATCGGTGCGCGGCTGATCGTCGAGGCCATGCAGGGTGTGGCGGCCGGCTCGCTGAAGGCTGAACCGCAGCCGGCCGAGGGTGCCACCTACGCCGCCAAGCTCGGCCGCGACGAGGGCCGGCTGGACTGGACGCGGCCGGCGCTGGAACTCGATCGCCGGGTGCGTGCGCTCAACCCCTGGCCGGGCACCTGGTTCGTGCACGACGGCGCCAAGATCAAGGTCCTGGACGCCGTCGCCGATCCTGCGGCGGGTGGCGACCCGGGGACCGTGCTGCCTGGGGGCCTGACGATCGCCTGCGGCGAGGGCGGCCTGCGGCTCCTGCGCCTGCAGCGGGCCGGGCGCGCCCCCGTCGATGCGGAGGCCTTCCTGCGCGGCTACGCGCTGGCGCCGGGGACACGGCTTCCGCGCGGGGACGAGCCGGCGCCGTGA
- the def gene encoding peptide deformylase — MTIRPIVIAPDRRLKSKSAPVAQVDDGVRRLMDDMLETMYDAPGIGLAAPQVGVLSRVVVMDLGEEGERKPIRMANPRIVKASDEEAVANEGCLSLPEIYVDVTRPVAVTARYLDENGQELEIEADGLLARCIQHEIDHLDGVLHVDYLSALRRKMILRRLDKQRKVEAEAG; from the coding sequence ATGACGATACGCCCCATCGTGATCGCGCCGGACCGCCGGCTGAAGAGCAAGAGCGCACCGGTGGCCCAGGTCGACGATGGGGTACGGCGGCTCATGGACGATATGCTCGAGACGATGTACGACGCGCCCGGCATCGGCCTCGCGGCACCCCAAGTCGGCGTGCTCAGCCGCGTGGTGGTGATGGACCTCGGCGAGGAGGGCGAGCGCAAGCCGATCCGCATGGCGAACCCGCGCATCGTGAAGGCCTCCGACGAGGAAGCCGTCGCCAACGAGGGCTGCCTCTCCCTGCCGGAAATCTACGTGGACGTGACCCGGCCCGTCGCGGTCACGGCCCGATATCTGGACGAGAACGGACAGGAGCTGGAGATCGAGGCGGACGGCCTGCTGGCGCGCTGCATCCAGCACGAGATCGACCATCTCGACGGGGTCCTGCACGTGGACTACCTGTCGGCGCTGCGCCGCAAGATGATCCTCCGCAGGCTCGACAAGCAGCGCAAGGTCGAAGCGGAGGCCGGCTGA
- a CDS encoding glutathione S-transferase family protein, with product MSRLIHFPLSPYCRKVRIALREKGIEADLETEPVWDRRDTFLAINPAGTVPVFEDEDGTIVCDSAAICEYLEEVRPEPCLIGQTPAERAETRRLVAWFDGKFAREVTDQLYGEKVLKRLMRTGEPSSAAIRAGKLNIVYHLEYVAWLTERRNWLGGEVFSLADIVAAAHLSSIDFLGDVPWDAVEGAKQWYQRIKSRPSFRPLLADQVPGLRPPRHYADLDF from the coding sequence ATGTCCAGACTGATCCACTTCCCGCTGTCGCCCTATTGCCGCAAGGTCAGGATCGCCTTGCGCGAGAAGGGCATCGAGGCGGACCTCGAAACGGAGCCGGTGTGGGATCGGCGCGACACCTTCCTCGCGATCAATCCGGCCGGCACCGTGCCGGTGTTCGAGGACGAGGACGGCACCATCGTCTGTGATTCCGCCGCAATCTGCGAGTATCTGGAGGAGGTTCGTCCGGAGCCATGCCTGATCGGGCAGACACCGGCCGAACGGGCGGAAACCCGGCGCCTGGTCGCCTGGTTCGACGGCAAGTTCGCGCGCGAGGTGACCGACCAGCTCTACGGCGAGAAGGTGCTGAAACGCCTGATGCGCACCGGCGAGCCGAGCTCCGCCGCGATTCGGGCTGGCAAGCTCAACATCGTCTACCACCTCGAATATGTGGCGTGGCTCACGGAACGGCGGAACTGGCTGGGCGGGGAGGTCTTCTCGCTGGCCGACATCGTCGCGGCCGCCCATCTCTCGTCGATCGACTTTCTGGGCGACGTCCCATGGGATGCGGTCGAAGGGGCGAAGCAATGGTACCAGCGCATCAAGTCGCGCCCGAGCTTCCGGCCGCTCCTCGCCGACCAGGTCCCGGGTCTGCGTCCCCCCCGACACTATGCCGACCTCGACTTCTAG
- a CDS encoding SIMPL domain-containing protein (The SIMPL domain is named for its presence in mouse protein SIMPL (signalling molecule that associates with mouse pelle-like kinase). Bacterial member BP26, from Brucella, was shown to assemble into a channel-like structure, while YggE from E. coli has been associated with resistance to oxidative stress.), which translates to MPRALPAAMLGLAMLAPPTIATVAAQPMGPYAPPPDQIVLQLTSEGWVETKTAKLVASVETVLSGEQAAQQSGRVPPVFDELAKGDWRVTSSDRSRDASGLERWRVTAEVRVPEGALGGIYDKARQLSKPGQQLEVNQVDFSPTLAEREDTAAKLRADIYGRAAKEAAEVAKVWPDRGFRVQRVDFENAGIPRPMAYQDRGMKMERAQMAAAPMAADGGDIEVSERLVLNATVVLAAPAPRPEPGEWKHGDRKHDDRKPAPGDKK; encoded by the coding sequence ATGCCTCGCGCACTCCCGGCGGCAATGCTGGGCCTCGCCATGCTCGCCCCGCCGACGATCGCGACCGTCGCAGCCCAGCCGATGGGTCCGTACGCGCCGCCGCCCGACCAGATCGTGCTCCAGCTGACATCCGAAGGCTGGGTCGAGACCAAGACGGCCAAGCTGGTCGCCAGCGTCGAGACAGTCCTGTCCGGCGAGCAGGCCGCACAGCAGTCCGGCCGCGTGCCGCCGGTGTTCGACGAACTGGCGAAGGGCGACTGGCGGGTTACCAGTTCCGACCGGTCGCGCGACGCCAGTGGCCTGGAGCGCTGGCGCGTCACTGCCGAGGTGCGCGTTCCCGAGGGCGCGCTCGGCGGCATCTACGACAAGGCCCGCCAGCTCAGCAAGCCGGGGCAGCAGTTGGAAGTGAACCAGGTCGACTTCAGCCCAACCCTCGCCGAGCGCGAGGACACGGCGGCGAAGCTGCGGGCCGACATCTACGGCCGCGCCGCCAAGGAAGCGGCAGAAGTCGCCAAGGTTTGGCCGGATCGCGGCTTCCGCGTGCAGCGCGTCGACTTTGAGAATGCGGGCATCCCGCGGCCGATGGCCTATCAGGATCGCGGCATGAAGATGGAGCGGGCGCAGATGGCGGCCGCACCGATGGCGGCCGACGGCGGCGACATCGAAGTGTCCGAGCGTCTCGTCCTGAACGCCACGGTCGTGCTCGCCGCACCGGCGCCGCGCCCGGAGCCGGGCGAGTGGAAGCATGGCGACCGGAAGCACGACGACCGCAAGCCGGCGCCGGGCGACAAGAAGTAG
- a CDS encoding SDR family oxidoreductase, protein MATGSTTTASRRRATRSRIRTISRLFCFGLGYTAGRLADAVASEGWTVAGTGRTARAEADRTVHRFERGAPLDDPASSLAGATHLLASIPPDAEGDTALGVHGRDIAAAASTLGWIGYLSTSGVYGDHGGAWVDEDTPPAPTGDRSRRRLDAERAWTDFGRAHGIAVHIFRLPGIYGPGRSQLDAVRSGRAHRIDKPGQVFSRIHVDDIVATLRASIERPRAGAIYNVADDLPAPSHEVTAFACDLLGVEPPPLIPFAQAELSPMARSFYADNRRVRNERIKTELGVTLRHPDYRAGLRAILAAETAG, encoded by the coding sequence ATGGCGACCGGAAGCACGACGACCGCAAGCCGGCGCCGGGCGACAAGAAGTAGGATCAGGACGATCTCCCGTCTCTTCTGCTTCGGACTCGGCTACACGGCCGGCCGGCTCGCCGACGCGGTGGCGTCGGAGGGCTGGACGGTCGCCGGCACCGGGCGGACCGCGCGTGCGGAGGCCGACCGCACCGTGCATCGATTCGAACGCGGTGCACCGCTCGACGATCCGGCCTCCTCGCTGGCCGGCGCGACGCACCTGCTCGCCTCCATTCCGCCCGACGCGGAGGGCGACACCGCCCTCGGCGTGCATGGCCGCGACATCGCGGCGGCGGCTTCGACGCTCGGCTGGATCGGCTATCTGTCGACCAGCGGCGTCTACGGCGACCACGGCGGCGCCTGGGTCGACGAGGACACGCCGCCTGCGCCGACCGGCGACCGTTCGCGGCGCCGCCTCGATGCCGAACGCGCTTGGACCGATTTCGGTCGGGCGCACGGCATCGCGGTCCATATCTTCCGGCTGCCCGGCATCTACGGCCCCGGCCGCAGCCAGCTCGACGCCGTGCGGAGCGGCCGCGCGCATCGGATCGACAAGCCGGGGCAGGTCTTCTCGCGCATCCACGTCGACGATATCGTCGCGACGTTGCGCGCTTCGATCGAGCGGCCGCGCGCCGGCGCGATCTACAACGTGGCGGACGATCTTCCGGCGCCATCGCACGAAGTCACCGCCTTCGCCTGCGATCTGCTGGGCGTCGAACCGCCGCCGCTCATCCCCTTCGCGCAGGCCGAACTGTCGCCGATGGCGCGCAGCTTCTATGCCGACAACCGCCGCGTCCGGAACGAGCGCATCAAGACCGAACTCGGCGTGACGCTACGCCACCCGGACTACCGTGCCGGACTGCGGGCGATCCTGGCCGCCGAGACCGCCGGCTGA
- a CDS encoding alpha/beta hydrolase: MPQDPAILVRPDGTRIAHHHTPAATGNGMPGVVFLGGFKSDMEGGKALRLEAFCRGRGQQFTRFDYRGHGLSSGRFEDGTIGLWLADAVAVLDEVTRGPQILVGSSMGGWIALLAALRRTDRVAGIVGVAPAPDFVVRMEGELSADQRATLAREGRFERPSAYSDDPYVITRALIEDGKRHLLMDAPIPLDLPVRILHGMRDDAVPWQLSLKLCETLTSDDVRVVYVKNGDHRLSEEPELDLLCETVDEVGRRIA; encoded by the coding sequence ATGCCGCAAGACCCCGCCATCCTCGTCCGCCCCGACGGCACGCGCATCGCCCATCACCATACGCCGGCCGCCACCGGAAACGGCATGCCCGGTGTCGTCTTCCTCGGCGGCTTCAAGTCCGACATGGAGGGCGGCAAGGCGCTGCGGCTGGAGGCGTTCTGCCGTGGACGCGGTCAGCAGTTCACGCGCTTCGACTATCGCGGGCACGGCCTCTCGAGCGGCAGGTTCGAGGACGGGACCATCGGGCTGTGGCTGGCCGACGCGGTGGCCGTGCTGGACGAGGTGACGCGCGGCCCGCAGATCCTGGTCGGATCCAGCATGGGCGGCTGGATCGCTCTGCTCGCGGCGCTGCGTCGGACGGACAGGGTCGCCGGCATCGTCGGCGTCGCACCGGCGCCGGATTTCGTCGTGCGCATGGAGGGCGAGCTGTCGGCCGACCAGCGCGCGACGCTGGCGCGCGAGGGGCGCTTCGAGCGGCCATCGGCCTACTCGGACGACCCCTACGTCATCACCCGGGCGCTCATCGAGGACGGCAAGCGCCACCTGCTGATGGACGCCCCGATCCCGCTCGACCTGCCCGTGCGCATCCTGCATGGCATGCGCGACGACGCGGTGCCCTGGCAGCTCTCGCTGAAGCTCTGCGAGACGCTTACCTCGGACGATGTGCGGGTCGTGTATGTCAAGAACGGCGATCACAGGCTGTCGGAGGAGCCGGAGCTCGACCTGCTGTGCGAAACGGTCGACGAAGTCGGCCGCCGCATAGCCTGA
- a CDS encoding VOC family protein: protein MSTDAERSGAADRQLPRDDEVFLDHVGFFVADMDRATQRFERLGFAVQPQNTHYNAGPDGALVPAGTVNRLITLRIGYLEILAANLDTPLAAQLRRSLDRYEGLHLVALGHADVPAQEARLRAAGMPTQPAVRLRRPLDSMPEKPLVGFHVLRTEPGVMPEGRAQYCGHETPELVWLPGWAEHPNGAEALTDFLIVEADPAEAAGRFATFSGRPPVAEGPGQYAIALDRGRLTICDTDVAARMLPGFKAAALPFEAAVALQVNDPVRTLSLLRDRGVAADLLAPDLVQVVPADGMGAHILFHGPEVAPVWRRLPRR, encoded by the coding sequence ATGAGCACAGATGCCGAGAGATCCGGCGCGGCCGACCGGCAGCTTCCCCGGGACGACGAAGTCTTCCTCGACCATGTCGGCTTCTTCGTCGCCGACATGGACCGCGCCACGCAGCGGTTCGAGCGGCTCGGCTTCGCCGTGCAGCCGCAGAACACCCACTACAATGCCGGACCGGACGGCGCACTCGTGCCGGCGGGGACGGTCAACCGGCTGATCACGCTGCGGATCGGCTATCTGGAGATCCTCGCCGCCAATCTCGATACGCCGCTCGCCGCCCAGCTGCGCCGGAGCCTCGACCGCTACGAGGGCCTGCACCTCGTCGCACTCGGCCATGCCGACGTACCGGCGCAGGAAGCGCGCCTGCGCGCCGCGGGCATGCCGACGCAGCCGGCGGTGCGCCTGCGCCGGCCGCTCGATTCGATGCCCGAGAAACCGCTGGTCGGCTTCCACGTGCTGCGCACCGAACCTGGCGTCATGCCCGAGGGCCGGGCGCAGTATTGCGGCCACGAGACACCGGAGCTCGTCTGGCTGCCCGGCTGGGCGGAACATCCCAACGGCGCCGAGGCGCTCACCGACTTCCTGATCGTCGAGGCAGACCCGGCGGAAGCGGCCGGCCGGTTCGCCACCTTCTCCGGACGGCCCCCTGTCGCGGAAGGCCCGGGGCAGTATGCGATCGCACTCGATCGGGGGCGTCTCACGATCTGCGACACGGATGTGGCGGCGCGCATGCTTCCGGGCTTCAAGGCGGCCGCGCTGCCCTTCGAGGCGGCGGTGGCACTGCAGGTGAACGATCCGGTGCGCACCCTCTCGCTCCTGCGGGACCGCGGCGTCGCCGCCGACCTGCTGGCGCCCGACCTGGTGCAGGTCGTTCCGGCGGACGGCATGGGTGCCCATATCCTGTTCCACGGCCCGGAGGTGGCGCCGGTCTGGCGGAGGCTGCCGCGCCGCTGA